A single window of Nocardia sp. NBC_01327 DNA harbors:
- a CDS encoding glycosyltransferase 87 family protein codes for MTSSTAVDVPKSLDRRLGRVMWLVPALCVALTALCLMLPVWPFKKITGGFIDLQVYRLGVQALWHGGDMYGQLPQTTIGIGLPFIYPPFAALVLAPFALVPWDAARIAFFVTSVAALAISFYLVARRVWPGENRQRLGLWVAACATPLGLLLEPTHSTLDFGQVNLLLMVLVVADCLAEKPTWRRGMLIGIAAAVKLTPAAFILFFLIRRDYKAAVTAAITGAVATALTFAVLPHASMKYWFGGLGNVSGLSGSAFHTNQSIQAVLARLEIHKPLLTILWLVLSAALLALVLPAMRRAVDFPPLALAINAVFTLLVSPISWSHHWIWIAPALLAMVGYATRLPWRSATGWYLVTAITAAIFVIGPQNWLPDGEHRESHWTPMQHIIGNTYVWFSVLLVALFLFSTRRPRLDAPSQDSSHTSLQEG; via the coding sequence ATGACGAGTTCTACCGCTGTTGATGTGCCGAAGTCGCTGGACCGCCGTTTAGGGCGAGTGATGTGGCTGGTTCCGGCGTTGTGTGTGGCCTTGACCGCGCTGTGCCTGATGCTGCCGGTGTGGCCGTTCAAGAAGATCACGGGTGGGTTCATAGACCTGCAGGTGTATCGGCTGGGCGTGCAGGCGCTGTGGCACGGCGGGGATATGTATGGGCAGTTGCCGCAGACCACCATCGGGATCGGGCTGCCGTTCATCTATCCGCCGTTCGCCGCGCTGGTGCTGGCGCCGTTCGCGCTGGTGCCCTGGGATGCGGCCCGGATCGCATTCTTCGTGACCTCGGTGGCCGCGCTCGCGATTTCGTTCTATCTGGTGGCCCGGCGGGTATGGCCGGGGGAGAACCGGCAGCGGCTCGGCCTGTGGGTGGCCGCCTGTGCCACGCCGCTGGGCCTACTGCTGGAGCCGACCCATTCGACGCTGGATTTCGGCCAGGTCAATCTGCTGCTGATGGTGCTGGTGGTGGCCGACTGTCTGGCGGAGAAGCCGACGTGGCGGCGCGGAATGCTGATCGGCATCGCCGCGGCCGTGAAGCTGACACCGGCCGCGTTCATCCTTTTCTTCCTGATCCGTCGCGACTACAAGGCCGCTGTCACCGCCGCGATCACCGGCGCCGTGGCGACCGCCCTCACCTTTGCCGTGCTGCCGCACGCATCGATGAAGTACTGGTTCGGCGGGTTGGGCAATGTATCGGGCCTCAGCGGTTCGGCATTCCACACCAACCAGTCGATTCAAGCTGTGCTGGCTCGGCTCGAGATCCACAAGCCACTGCTCACGATCCTGTGGCTGGTCCTGAGCGCCGCACTGCTGGCCCTGGTGCTGCCCGCCATGCGCCGCGCCGTGGACTTCCCGCCCCTGGCCCTCGCGATCAATGCCGTCTTCACGCTCCTGGTGTCCCCGATCTCCTGGTCGCACCACTGGATCTGGATCGCCCCCGCCCTGCTGGCCATGGTCGGCTACGCCACCCGACTGCCCTGGCGTTCAGCCACCGGCTGGTATCTGGTCACCGCGATCACCGCCGCGATCTTCGTGATCGGCCCGCAGAACTGGCTCCCCGACGGTGAACACCGCGAATCACACTGGACGCCAATGCAGCACATCATCGGCAACACCTACGTCTGGTTCAGCGTCCTACTGGTAGCACTGTTCCTGTTCAGCACCCGGCGCCCCCGGCTCGACGCCCCATCGCAAGACTCGAGCCATACGAGCTTGCAGGAGGGCTAA